The Acidobacteriota bacterium genome contains a region encoding:
- the thiD gene encoding bifunctional hydroxymethylpyrimidine kinase/phosphomethylpyrimidine kinase gives MNKTVLAVSCFDASGATGLGADLKCFQTFRVYGAGVATAIAAQNTTGIQGLFPVSMEMVGQQLEAVASDLAIHAVKVGVVVNAPIVQILASLIEAFGLRSLLVVDPVLKASTGESLLDEAGLAALKERLLPLAFAVTPSAADAEALTGLRIHDANSAKEAARAIQAMGPRHVVLTSFAPDSGRAMDLWYDGTSFHLFDAPRLATRNTLGIGTTFAAALTALLVRGAVVGEAVDKAKKYVAKAAQHPFVLGKGRQPLNHTVPM, from the coding sequence ATGAACAAGACCGTTCTCGCCGTTTCCTGTTTCGACGCCTCCGGGGCCACGGGCCTCGGCGCCGACCTGAAGTGCTTCCAGACCTTCCGGGTGTATGGTGCGGGGGTGGCCACGGCCATCGCGGCCCAGAATACGACGGGGATTCAAGGCCTCTTCCCCGTTTCCATGGAAATGGTCGGTCAGCAGCTCGAAGCGGTGGCTTCGGATCTCGCCATCCACGCCGTCAAGGTGGGCGTGGTGGTCAACGCCCCCATCGTTCAGATCCTCGCCAGCCTCATCGAGGCCTTCGGCCTTCGCTCCCTGCTGGTGGTGGATCCCGTCCTGAAGGCCTCCACGGGGGAGTCCCTCCTGGACGAAGCGGGGCTCGCCGCCCTCAAGGAGAGGCTCCTGCCCCTCGCCTTCGCCGTGACCCCGAGCGCCGCGGACGCCGAGGCGCTCACCGGCTTGAGGATCCACGACGCGAACTCCGCGAAGGAGGCCGCCCGCGCCATCCAGGCCATGGGCCCCAGGCACGTGGTGCTCACTTCCTTCGCCCCCGATTCCGGCCGCGCCATGGATCTCTGGTACGATGGAACATCCTTTCACCTGTTCGATGCCCCACGCCTTGCGACTCGGAACACGCTCGGAATCGGCACGACCTTCGCCGCCGCCCTCACGGCCCTCCTGGTGCGGGGAGCAGTCGTCGGCGAGGCGGTGGACAAGGCCAAGAAGTACGTGGCCAAGGCCGCCCAGCATCCTTTCGTGCTCGGCAAGGGCAGACAACCGCTCAATCACACGGTCCCCATGTAG
- a CDS encoding HU family DNA-binding protein, whose translation MTRAELAKRVHEAHGGITYQEAREVVESVLTLMSEGLCREGRLLVSGFGTFKVVERKARTGRDLGKGNPVQIPTRRTVVFVPSRQWLNEIAP comes from the coding sequence ATGACGCGCGCTGAACTGGCCAAGCGAGTACACGAGGCACACGGGGGCATCACGTACCAGGAGGCCCGGGAGGTGGTGGAGTCGGTCTTGACCCTCATGTCCGAGGGCCTCTGCCGGGAGGGGCGGCTCCTCGTCTCCGGCTTCGGCACCTTCAAGGTCGTGGAAAGGAAGGCCCGGACCGGCCGGGACCTCGGCAAGGGGAATCCGGTCCAGATCCCCACCCGGCGGACCGTGGTCTTCGTGCCTTCCCGCCAGTGGCTGAACGAGATCGCGCCATGA
- a CDS encoding MerR family transcriptional regulator has protein sequence MKNPVSEGSVPEPSPSLPAGMPEKIYYKIGEVCDITQVPSHVLRFWEKQFPQLAPNKTQSGHRLYKKRDIQTVLQIKNLLYDRKFTIRGAREFLASSAPLTPQTPSPQEPGARLGRLKEGLLRLSSLLQRPAPFDR, from the coding sequence ATGAAGAACCCGGTCAGCGAGGGATCCGTCCCCGAACCTTCTCCGTCACTTCCCGCGGGAATGCCCGAAAAAATCTATTACAAGATCGGGGAGGTCTGCGATATCACCCAGGTTCCCTCCCACGTCCTGCGTTTCTGGGAAAAGCAGTTTCCGCAACTCGCGCCCAACAAGACCCAGTCCGGGCACAGGCTGTACAAGAAGCGCGATATTCAAACCGTTCTGCAGATCAAGAACCTCCTCTACGACCGCAAGTTCACGATCCGGGGCGCGCGGGAGTTCCTGGCCTCCTCCGCCCCGCTGACTCCTCAGACCCCCTCGCCCCAGGAGCCGGGAGCCCGTTTGGGGCGGCTCAAGGAGGGTCTGCTCCGTCTCTCCTCACTTCTTCAACGGCCCGCTCCTTTTGACAGGTAG
- a CDS encoding GGDEF domain-containing protein has product MARRSQILALLDVLQLPAGLLLWAALLFMPATRDVTLGSTSLPIPALEPFGAAGPLILLGVLLVGSLVANRYKFAMNTGKFFVSFDISFAMAAFFLVSPLSGMALAFATTLADYLRRFRSGALRPPKLYRMFASMAGNRLLRLGASFACFYAITGDRPFTGSARDYVAGFAAFGVYYLVNNLAFLPLELQERSDLRGYLREALRDDLPYSFAILALGFIMSLVALQVGLSAFLLTATFIVAATMGLSALTRAQKDLRGKVEDLTILSKVSAAASSDLDLMPMVESFTRSLARHLPADGIGVIFYQRYATTIYLVQVEGEKSRSTYLPEERRFQYDQLPLSEPSRKLGERLFEFLQPLETAPFLIPPSVFGLPLLHGGEPFGGIVVYSYQPDVPLSDKRELLELCAQSLVVGLENCFLHLQAIQDPLTGLYNRSYFLYRLQEELSFSARHRAPFALMMVDLDDFKAVNDHLGHASGDLVLRRIGDLLRRETRREDVPARYGGDEFILLLLGCRRDAALEKAQKLRSLIGTKALPKEEAQGLSIGCSTGILHSDDLKGEQDLPTLLRRLDEALYRAKQAGKNRIEWSA; this is encoded by the coding sequence ATGGCCCGCAGGAGCCAGATCCTCGCCCTCTTGGACGTCCTTCAACTCCCGGCGGGTCTTCTTCTCTGGGCGGCCCTGCTTTTCATGCCGGCCACCCGGGACGTCACGCTCGGGTCCACCTCTCTTCCCATCCCCGCCCTGGAGCCCTTCGGCGCCGCGGGCCCACTGATCCTCTTGGGCGTCCTTCTCGTGGGCTCCCTCGTGGCCAACCGGTACAAGTTCGCCATGAACACGGGGAAGTTCTTCGTCTCGTTCGACATCTCCTTCGCCATGGCGGCCTTCTTTCTCGTTTCACCGCTTTCGGGCATGGCCCTCGCCTTCGCGACCACGCTCGCCGATTACCTCCGCCGGTTCCGAAGCGGGGCCCTCAGACCTCCAAAGCTTTACCGCATGTTCGCGAGCATGGCGGGAAACCGCCTGCTGCGCCTGGGGGCTTCCTTCGCTTGCTTCTACGCCATCACCGGGGACAGGCCCTTCACGGGGTCCGCGAGGGATTATGTGGCGGGGTTCGCGGCCTTCGGGGTTTACTATCTCGTCAACAACTTGGCGTTTCTGCCCCTTGAGCTGCAAGAGCGATCGGATCTTCGAGGCTACCTGCGGGAGGCCCTCCGGGACGACCTCCCCTATTCCTTCGCCATCCTGGCCCTCGGCTTCATCATGAGCCTCGTGGCCCTCCAGGTGGGCCTGTCGGCCTTCCTGCTGACCGCCACCTTCATCGTGGCCGCCACCATGGGGCTGTCGGCCCTCACCCGGGCCCAGAAGGACCTCCGCGGCAAGGTGGAGGACCTGACCATCCTCAGCAAGGTTTCCGCCGCCGCCAGCTCGGACCTGGATCTAATGCCCATGGTGGAGTCCTTCACGCGGTCCCTCGCGCGCCACCTTCCCGCCGACGGGATCGGCGTCATCTTTTACCAGCGGTACGCGACCACCATCTACCTCGTCCAGGTGGAGGGGGAGAAGAGTCGTTCGACCTATCTCCCCGAGGAGCGCCGATTCCAGTACGACCAGCTCCCCCTCTCGGAGCCGAGCAGGAAACTGGGGGAGCGCCTTTTCGAGTTCCTCCAGCCCCTCGAGACGGCCCCCTTCCTCATTCCACCGTCGGTGTTCGGGCTTCCCCTCCTCCACGGAGGAGAGCCGTTCGGCGGAATCGTGGTGTATTCTTACCAGCCAGACGTTCCGCTTTCCGACAAGCGCGAGCTACTCGAACTCTGCGCCCAGTCCCTGGTCGTCGGGCTGGAGAACTGCTTCCTCCACCTTCAGGCCATCCAGGATCCCTTGACGGGCTTGTACAACCGATCCTACTTCCTGTACCGGCTGCAGGAGGAACTCTCTTTTTCGGCCCGCCACAGGGCCCCCTTTGCCCTCATGATGGTCGACCTCGACGATTTCAAGGCCGTGAACGATCACCTGGGGCACGCCAGCGGCGACCTGGTTCTGCGCCGGATCGGGGACCTTCTCAGAAGGGAGACCCGCCGCGAGGACGTGCCCGCCCGGTACGGCGGCGACGAATTCATCCTCCTCCTTCTCGGCTGCCGCCGGGATGCGGCTCTGGAGAAGGCCCAGAAACTCCGATCCCTCATCGGAACCAAAGCCCTTCCAAAGGAGGAGGCGCAGGGGCTCAGCATCGGTTGCTCCACGGGCATCCTCCACTCGGACGACCTGAAAGGAGAGCAGGATCTTCCCACCCTT
- a CDS encoding PP2C family protein-serine/threonine phosphatase, with translation MNYHELFRKLEFQLSRIESQPSLNRTIGRLIESLLADFSVDLGLAGARLYALDEESQAYRLVAKFGSDIPAPIGYAIPVAYNPIQVVLRKGIAYMEVGSQGVDPKIEGDLGVERFAAITVGPEKKHLIAFTVEAHRREEVDDVLFALSSIRHAINFKLAQEKLESVILQSREIQLSLLPEGDVRFEGFDIAGRSQPAELVGGDLYDFLHISPKILGIAIGDATGHGLPAALQARDVVMGLRMGISEDQKMVKVFEKLNRVIHSSRLTSRYVSLFYGELEPGGHFIYVNAGHNPPFYYRLKKDRFYPLEEGGRVLGPTSDASYRRGFYKIDPGDAVLFYTDGITEAMRPDGEQFGEERVKAIVRENLSRLSAREMVDRILEAAADFSTGGAYLDDRTVIFLKRQY, from the coding sequence ATGAACTACCACGAGCTCTTCCGGAAGCTCGAATTCCAGCTCTCGAGGATCGAGAGCCAGCCGAGCCTCAACCGGACCATCGGTCGCCTCATAGAGAGCCTGCTCGCCGACTTCTCCGTGGACCTTGGACTGGCGGGCGCCCGTCTCTACGCCCTGGACGAGGAGAGCCAGGCCTATCGTCTGGTCGCCAAGTTCGGGTCCGACATCCCCGCGCCCATCGGCTACGCCATACCCGTCGCCTACAACCCCATCCAGGTGGTCTTGCGCAAGGGCATCGCGTACATGGAGGTCGGAAGCCAGGGGGTGGACCCCAAGATCGAGGGTGACCTGGGAGTCGAGAGATTCGCGGCCATCACCGTGGGGCCCGAAAAGAAACACCTCATCGCCTTCACCGTGGAGGCCCATCGGCGGGAGGAAGTGGACGACGTTCTTTTCGCCCTCTCGAGCATCCGGCATGCGATCAACTTCAAGCTGGCCCAGGAAAAGCTCGAGAGCGTGATCCTCCAAAGCCGGGAAATCCAGCTCTCCCTTCTGCCCGAAGGAGACGTCCGGTTCGAAGGCTTCGACATCGCCGGCCGTTCCCAGCCGGCGGAACTCGTAGGGGGGGACCTCTACGATTTCCTCCACATCTCCCCCAAGATCCTCGGGATCGCCATCGGGGACGCCACTGGCCACGGCCTGCCCGCCGCCCTTCAGGCGAGGGACGTGGTCATGGGCCTCCGGATGGGGATCTCCGAAGACCAGAAGATGGTCAAGGTCTTCGAGAAGCTGAACCGGGTCATCCACTCGTCCCGCTTGACCTCCCGGTACGTGTCCCTGTTCTACGGAGAGCTCGAGCCCGGGGGACACTTCATCTACGTGAACGCGGGCCACAATCCCCCCTTCTATTACCGCCTGAAGAAAGATCGGTTCTATCCTCTCGAAGAAGGGGGGCGCGTGCTCGGGCCCACGTCCGACGCGAGCTATCGACGGGGCTTCTACAAGATCGACCCGGGAGACGCCGTCCTCTTCTACACCGACGGCATCACCGAGGCCATGCGCCCGGACGGAGAGCAATTCGGTGAGGAGCGCGTGAAGGCCATCGTCCGGGAGAACCTTTCCCGCCTTTCCGCCCGGGAGATGGTGGACCGGATTCTCGAGGCGGCGGCGGACTTCTCCACCGGGGGCGCCTACCTGGACGACCGCACCGTGATCTTCCTGAAGCGGCAGTACTGA